In Ostrinia nubilalis chromosome 10, ilOstNubi1.1, whole genome shotgun sequence, a single genomic region encodes these proteins:
- the LOC135075356 gene encoding eukaryotic translation initiation factor 6, translated as MAVRVQFENNNEVGVFSKLTNSYCLVAIGGSENFYSVFEAELAETIPVVHASIAGCRIIGRMTVANKNGLIVPSSTTDTELQHIRNSLPDNVKVQRVEERLSALGNVIACNDYVALVHPDLDRDTEEILADTLDVEVFRQTVAGNVLVGTYAALSNRGGLVHPKTTIQDQDELSSLLQVPLVAGTVNRGSEVIAAGLVVNDWCAFCGMDTTSTEISVIESVFKLNDAKPTAITSTMRASLIDSMS; from the coding sequence ATGGCGGTTCGTGTGCAATTCGAAAACAATAATGAAGTGGGAGTGTTCAGCAAATTGACAAATTCGTACTGCCTCGTCGCAATCGGCGGGTCCGAAAATTTCTACAGCGTGTTCGAGGCCGAGCTGGCGGAGACGATCCCCGTGGTGCACGCGAGCATCGCCGGCTGCCGCATCATCGGCCGCATGACCGTGGCCAACAAGAACGGGCTCATCGTGCCCTCCTCCACCACCGACACAGAGTTGCAACACATCAGAAACAGTCTCCCGGACAACGTGAAGGTCCAACGCGTGGAGGAGCGGCTCAGCGCGCTGGGCAACGTCATCGCCTGCAACGACTACGTCGCGCTCGTGCACCCCGACCTCGACCGCGACACCGAGGAGATCCTGGCCGACACGCTGGACGTCGAGGTGTTCCGGCAGACGGTGGCGGGCAACGTGCTCGTCGGCACCTACGCCGCGCTCAGCAACAGAGGCGGCCTCGTGCACCCCAAGACGACCATCCAGGACCAGGACGAGCTGTCGTCCCTCCTGCAGGTGCCGCTGGTGGCCGGTACAGTCAACAGGGGCAGCGAGGTGATCGCCGCGGGCCTCGTGGTCAACGATTGGTGCGCATTCTGCGGCATGGACACCACATCAACAGAAATATCAGTAATCGAAAGTGTATTCAAATTGAATGATGCTAAACCGACAGCGATAACATCTACGATGCGTGCTTCTCTCATTGATAGTATGTCATAA